One Methanohalophilus mahii DSM 5219 genomic window carries:
- a CDS encoding HepT-like ribonuclease domain-containing protein, protein MREYRLFLADIVEAIDEIEDFTSGMDFTEFLNDRKTQKAVVKNIEIIGEAAKNVPDEIKASYPDIPWRVIVGMRDRLAHGYFGIDYVIVWDVVGNRLIGLRDSIRAILVEID, encoded by the coding sequence ATGCGTGAGTACAGATTGTTTTTAGCTGACATTGTTGAAGCGATTGATGAGATAGAAGATTTCACTTCAGGAATGGACTTCACTGAATTTCTCAACGATAGGAAAACCCAGAAGGCAGTTGTGAAGAATATCGAAATCATTGGTGAAGCCGCTAAGAATGTGCCGGATGAGATAAAGGCAAGTTATCCTGACATTCCGTGGCGGGTGATTGTCGGTATGCGGGACCGCTTAGCTCATGGTTATTTCGGCATTGATTATGTGATTGTGTGGGATGTTGTTGGCAATCGTCTGATTGGTTTAAGGGATTCTATCCGGGCAATTCTGGTTGAGATAGATTGA
- a CDS encoding type II toxin-antitoxin system HicA family toxin has protein sequence MASYKAKKIQKALAKKGFEERREGHHIIYVYYLDGKKTGNRTFISHGSKMEYNSNLLSKLSKQVNYPSLPEGA, from the coding sequence GTGGCTTCATATAAAGCAAAAAAGATACAAAAAGCCTTGGCCAAAAAGGGTTTTGAAGAAAGACGTGAGGGCCATCACATAATTTATGTTTATTATCTGGATGGTAAAAAGACCGGTAATCGAACATTCATAAGCCACGGGAGCAAAATGGAATATAATAGCAATCTTTTGAGTAAATTGAGTAAACAAGTCAACTACCCCTCCCTGCCGGAAGGGGCTTGA
- a CDS encoding RNA-guided endonuclease InsQ/TnpB family protein, with product MFLTKTVILKIANPDNDLVETMKKYSDGMNYASEIVFDKGKPISAMKLQQEVYPYLRETLKLKSQMSCNIPRQVAGCYKTLKKQKKVKWQKVEFSPSSMTFSYKRDFVIDEDTVKITTINGRKAYSILNYDYAKQYFDGSWKYQASKVVKQRDGNYYFHLCVGKEIPDKELTDASTFMGIDVGMNYLAVASTTDRKCSFFAGGEIKNLRNQYKSMRKRLQSKGTLSAKRMLKYISGKEKRLMRDVNHTISKEIVKFAIEKGISVIGLEDLTGIRDSTLSKVSKKRRHNHSSWAFRQLQTFIEYKAKEVGIITHYVDPSYTSQTCIRCNHISKNNRNRLSFRCEKCDYANNADLIGAMNIEHKTRDYRYILKSQGCLSATQTNA from the coding sequence ATGTTTCTCACTAAAACAGTTATCTTGAAAATAGCAAATCCTGATAATGATTTAGTGGAAACTATGAAGAAATATTCTGATGGAATGAACTATGCTTCTGAAATCGTTTTTGATAAAGGTAAACCGATATCAGCGATGAAATTACAGCAGGAAGTTTACCCATATCTTCGTGAAACATTAAAATTGAAATCCCAGATGAGTTGTAACATTCCAAGACAGGTGGCAGGGTGTTACAAAACATTAAAAAAACAGAAAAAGGTAAAATGGCAAAAAGTAGAATTTTCGCCATCCTCAATGACCTTTTCTTACAAAAGGGATTTTGTGATTGATGAAGACACGGTCAAAATAACTACTATCAACGGAAGAAAAGCATATTCCATTTTGAATTATGACTACGCTAAACAGTATTTTGATGGCTCATGGAAATACCAAGCATCCAAAGTTGTGAAACAAAGGGATGGAAATTATTATTTTCATCTTTGTGTGGGGAAAGAAATTCCTGATAAAGAATTGACAGATGCTTCTACATTTATGGGTATAGATGTAGGTATGAACTATCTTGCTGTTGCTTCCACTACCGATAGGAAATGTAGTTTTTTTGCTGGAGGTGAAATTAAGAATCTTCGCAACCAATATAAATCAATGCGAAAGCGTTTACAATCGAAGGGAACTTTATCTGCAAAACGAATGTTGAAATACATTTCAGGTAAAGAGAAACGTCTTATGCGAGATGTAAACCATACAATCTCAAAAGAAATTGTGAAATTCGCAATTGAAAAAGGTATATCGGTAATAGGTCTGGAAGATTTAACAGGAATACGTGATTCCACTCTTTCCAAAGTTTCCAAAAAGAGAAGACATAACCACAGTAGTTGGGCTTTCCGGCAATTGCAGACATTCATTGAATACAAAGCAAAAGAAGTAGGCATAATCACTCATTATGTTGACCCATCCTATACTTCTCAAACTTGTATTCGATGCAATCATATCTCTAAGAATAACCGTAACAGATTGTCTTTTAGATGTGAAAAATGTGATTATGCGAATAATGCAGACCTAATCGGTGCAATGAATATTGAACACAAAACACGGGATTACAGGTATATCCTGAAATCTCAGGGGTGCTTGTCAGCCACCCAGACGAATGCTTAA
- a CDS encoding S-layer protein domain-containing protein, producing the protein MKRLLATLMAALMVLTVFAGVASAAGHTVEVRGEVVGDNNTWDAQSFAGFWYDLDEGDSSENLTIMNETGETTINEGNLIYNATAVPEQTTEFGFTANATTSADYEYMKLGLFAEEYFVVNDDIGTLSKILMDDDSSYTMRTGETLELEEGYAITPQQIDVDGNKVWLELTKDGEFVEDKVINTDSSNQSQKTWYYEQDVEDQEDVVTLMVHIDEVFQGQVDSLCILEGVFQISDTAMVIEKEDEFGELEVISLTDNTIRMENADDLDVPDDEVLDITDELKVKGNDGATLWYLFVEYTEPGTYEIRGEVVDDNNTWDAQSFAGFWYDLDANDASENLTIMNETGETTINEGNLIYNATAVPEQTTEFGFTANATTSADYEYMKLGFFAEEYFVVNDDIGTLSKILMDDDSSYTMRTGETLELEEGYAITPQQIDVDGNKVWLELTKDGEFVDDKVINTDSSNQSQKTWYYEQDVEDQEDVVTLMVHIDEVFQGQVDSLCILEGVFQISDTAMVIEEEDEFGELEVISLTDNTIRMENADDLDVPDDEVLDITDELKVKGNDGATLWYLFTERTIEAEEPVEPEEPVEPEEPTDNETEPTEPEEPVEPEEPVEPEEPVEPEEPVEPEEPEEPGVPGFEAVFAIAGLLAVAYLVRRN; encoded by the coding sequence ATGAAAAGACTATTAGCAACTTTAATGGCTGCCCTTATGGTCTTGACAGTATTTGCTGGCGTGGCAAGCGCAGCAGGTCATACTGTTGAGGTCAGGGGTGAAGTCGTAGGTGACAATAATACATGGGATGCCCAATCCTTTGCCGGATTCTGGTATGATCTTGATGAAGGTGATTCATCTGAGAATCTGACAATCATGAATGAGACCGGTGAAACAACAATTAATGAAGGCAATCTTATCTACAATGCAACAGCAGTGCCGGAACAGACCACTGAGTTTGGCTTCACAGCAAACGCAACAACTTCTGCTGACTATGAATACATGAAACTCGGACTTTTTGCCGAGGAATATTTCGTAGTAAATGATGATATTGGCACACTTTCCAAGATTCTCATGGATGACGACAGCAGTTACACCATGAGAACTGGTGAAACCCTCGAACTTGAGGAAGGTTACGCAATCACACCACAGCAGATTGATGTTGACGGTAACAAGGTCTGGCTTGAACTCACCAAAGACGGTGAATTTGTAGAAGACAAGGTTATCAACACCGATTCCTCAAACCAGTCACAAAAGACTTGGTACTACGAGCAAGATGTTGAAGACCAGGAAGATGTTGTTACCTTAATGGTTCACATCGATGAAGTGTTCCAGGGACAGGTTGACAGTCTCTGTATCCTCGAAGGTGTCTTCCAGATTTCCGATACTGCAATGGTAATCGAAAAAGAAGATGAATTCGGTGAACTTGAAGTCATCAGTCTTACTGACAACACAATTCGTATGGAGAATGCAGACGATCTCGATGTCCCAGATGACGAGGTTCTTGATATCACAGATGAACTGAAGGTCAAAGGAAACGATGGTGCAACACTCTGGTATCTGTTTGTAGAATACACAGAGCCTGGTACATATGAAATTCGTGGGGAAGTCGTAGATGACAATAATACATGGGATGCCCAGTCCTTTGCCGGATTCTGGTATGATCTTGATGCAAATGATGCATCTGAGAATCTGACAATCATGAATGAGACCGGTGAAACAACAATTAATGAAGGCAATCTTATCTACAATGCAACAGCAGTGCCGGAACAGACCACTGAGTTTGGCTTCACAGCAAACGCAACAACTTCTGCTGACTATGAATACATGAAACTCGGATTTTTTGCCGAGGAATATTTCGTAGTAAATGATGATATTGGCACACTTTCCAAGATTCTCATGGATGACGACAGCAGTTACACCATGAGAACTGGTGAAACCCTCGAACTTGAGGAAGGTTACGCAATCACACCACAGCAGATCGATGTTGATGGTAACAAGGTCTGGCTTGAACTCACCAAAGACGGTGAATTTGTAGATGACAAGGTTATCAACACCGATTCCTCAAACCAGTCACAAAAGACTTGGTACTATGAGCAAGATGTTGAAGACCAGGAAGATGTTGTTACCTTAATGGTTCACATCGATGAAGTGTTCCAGGGACAGGTTGACAGTCTCTGTATCCTCGAAGGTGTCTTCCAGATTTCCGATACTGCAATGGTAATCGAAGAAGAAGATGAATTCGGTGAACTTGAAGTCATCAGTCTTACTGACAACACAATTCGTATGGAGAATGCAGACGATCTCGATGTCCCAGATGACGAGGTTCTTGATATCACAGATGAACTGAAGGTCAAAGGAAACGATGGTGCAACACTCTGGTATCTCTTCACTGAGAGAACCATCGAAGCCGAAGAACCAGTCGAGCCTGAAGAACCAGTCGAGCCCGAAGAACCTACGGACAACGAGACTGAGCCAACCGAGCCTGAGGAACCAGTCGAGCCTGAAGAACCAGTCGAGCCCGAAGAACCTGTTGAGCCTGAAGAACCAGTCGAGCCTGAAGAGCCCGAAGAACCTGGAGTACCTGGCTTTGAAGCAGTCTTCGCAATCGCCGGACTTCTGGCAGTTGCCTACCTCGTAAGGAGAAACTAA
- a CDS encoding ATPase domain-containing protein, giving the protein MFDGAENISTEDEGNRVKTGIPGFDELCGGGLVRDRSYLVSGTSGAGKSIFSTQYIYNGITQYGENGIIVATEERPEQIRENMMRFGWDLQALEEENKLAIIDACSTKIGIPSQEKYVDVRPFDIRSMMDQIISTQEEIDAKRALIDSTTSISFYLNEAARIRIELLKLSTTLEIIGLTSLMTCEIIDENQPSRFGVENFVTDGTFSLYYDMHDNVRSRSIEIYKMRGSDHSKKVHPYEVTKEGFVIHPHEEVYTHF; this is encoded by the coding sequence ATGTTTGATGGCGCAGAGAATATTTCCACTGAAGACGAAGGAAACAGGGTCAAGACCGGCATTCCCGGCTTTGACGAATTGTGCGGGGGAGGCCTTGTACGTGACAGGAGTTATCTGGTATCCGGTACCTCAGGTGCCGGCAAATCCATATTCTCAACCCAGTACATCTACAACGGGATCACCCAGTACGGGGAAAACGGCATCATCGTGGCCACAGAGGAGCGCCCCGAACAGATCCGTGAGAACATGATGCGTTTTGGCTGGGACCTGCAGGCCCTGGAGGAAGAGAACAAACTCGCAATAATCGATGCCTGTTCGACAAAGATCGGAATTCCTTCCCAGGAAAAATACGTGGACGTGCGCCCCTTCGACATTCGTTCAATGATGGACCAGATCATCTCCACACAGGAAGAGATCGATGCAAAGAGAGCCCTGATAGACTCCACAACATCCATCAGTTTCTACCTGAACGAAGCCGCCCGGATACGTATCGAATTGCTCAAACTCAGCACCACCCTTGAAATAATCGGCCTGACCTCCCTGATGACCTGTGAGATCATCGATGAGAACCAGCCCTCAAGGTTTGGTGTGGAAAACTTCGTCACCGATGGTACATTCTCCCTCTACTACGACATGCACGACAACGTCCGCAGCCGCAGTATCGAGATCTACAAGATGCGGGGCTCAGACCACAGTAAAAAGGTCCACCCCTACGAAGTCACAAAAGAAGGTTTTGTGATCCATCCTCACGAAGAAGTCTACACCCACTTCTAA